Proteins encoded by one window of Nocardioides euryhalodurans:
- a CDS encoding DNA adenine methylase → MSYRYLGNKTRLADWIVGEIARVLPAGSSIADPMCGTASVSIALARAGHSVTAADALTFPVVHARTRLLAKEEPAFSALGGYNKALGWMRSAAPVEGYFFREFGEAGAPANGRAPRLYFSSTNAAHIDGLRDGIRKLAAAGALTEVEHSVLLHHLILATNKVANISGTYGYFRRTISGPALRPLTFEPLKFDCTPGEHTVLHGPVEDLASTLKVDAVYLDPPYTKRQYAGNYHVLETLACEDEPVAAGDGGLRPWTDQASDFCYRRSAGQAFRETLKRLDVPHVFISYSEDGQVGEDELASILSDFGRVTLHEQPHMRYRSNDRVKDGDVLERLYHVEAF, encoded by the coding sequence ATGTCGTATCGTTACCTCGGTAACAAGACCCGCCTCGCCGACTGGATCGTCGGCGAGATCGCGCGCGTCCTCCCAGCAGGTTCGTCGATCGCGGACCCCATGTGCGGCACCGCCTCGGTCTCGATCGCGCTAGCCCGCGCCGGCCACTCTGTCACGGCCGCCGATGCCCTGACCTTCCCGGTCGTCCACGCCCGAACCCGGCTGCTCGCCAAGGAGGAACCGGCCTTCAGCGCGCTGGGTGGCTACAACAAGGCGCTCGGCTGGATGCGCTCGGCTGCGCCCGTGGAGGGCTACTTCTTCAGGGAGTTCGGCGAAGCCGGCGCTCCGGCGAACGGTCGTGCCCCACGGCTGTACTTCTCATCGACCAATGCCGCGCACATCGACGGCCTCCGTGACGGGATCCGCAAGCTCGCCGCAGCTGGCGCGCTCACCGAGGTCGAGCACAGCGTGCTGCTCCACCACCTGATCCTGGCCACCAACAAGGTCGCCAACATCAGCGGCACCTACGGCTACTTCCGGCGCACGATCTCTGGGCCGGCACTGCGGCCGCTCACATTCGAGCCGCTTAAATTCGACTGCACGCCCGGCGAGCACACCGTGCTGCACGGTCCGGTCGAGGACCTCGCTTCAACTCTCAAGGTGGACGCGGTCTATCTCGACCCGCCGTACACCAAGCGCCAGTACGCCGGGAACTACCACGTGCTGGAGACACTCGCCTGTGAGGACGAGCCGGTGGCTGCAGGCGACGGCGGACTTCGTCCGTGGACGGACCAGGCATCGGACTTCTGCTACCGCCGCAGCGCCGGCCAGGCGTTTCGGGAGACCCTCAAGCGCCTCGACGTCCCGCACGTCTTCATCTCCTACAGCGAGGACGGCCAGGTCGGCGAGGACGAACTCGCTTCGATTCTGAGCGACTTCGGCAGGGTCACGCTCCACGAACAGCCTCATATGCGATACAGAAGCAATGATCGTGTGAAAGATGGCGATGTGCTTGAGCGGCTTTATCACGTCGAGGCTTTCTGA
- a CDS encoding adenine-specific methyltransferase EcoRI family protein, whose protein sequence is MRSGLERKAPGDGRRKEMTITTRNQDFREARRAKKDEFYTSLSDIELELEHYTGHFKDKVVYCNCDDPRASNFFNYFATNFEKLGLKKLITTCYRSRDADRFGRGDSDQAVMLEYTGDKNGNLVPDIEEIGIVPMTGDGDFRSAESVELLKQADIVVTNPPFSLFRPYVAQLIEHQKQFLIIGNMNALTYTEIFPLFQNDQMWYGPSIRSGDREFRVPDDYPITAAGSRVDEDGTKYVRVKGVRWFTNLDYPGRHEDLELEMTYRPEAYPTYANFNAIEVSKTMNIPVDYDGPMGVPITFLDKYNSGQFDILGSSKTLGRPMSEVAKKGTYVPGGPRFYLPNGDGTYRRMYDRIVIRNKQP, encoded by the coding sequence ATGCGCAGCGGTCTGGAGCGTAAGGCGCCGGGAGACGGACGGAGGAAAGAGATGACAATCACAACCCGGAACCAGGACTTCCGGGAGGCCCGGCGCGCTAAGAAGGACGAGTTCTACACCTCGCTCAGCGACATCGAGCTCGAACTCGAGCATTACACCGGCCATTTCAAGGACAAGGTCGTCTACTGCAACTGTGACGACCCGCGAGCCAGCAATTTCTTCAACTACTTCGCGACCAACTTCGAGAAACTCGGCCTGAAGAAACTCATCACCACCTGTTACCGAAGCCGCGACGCCGACCGGTTCGGCCGAGGCGACTCCGACCAGGCCGTCATGCTCGAGTACACCGGCGACAAGAACGGCAACCTGGTCCCGGACATCGAGGAGATCGGCATCGTCCCGATGACCGGCGACGGTGACTTCCGCAGTGCCGAGAGTGTCGAGCTGCTCAAGCAAGCCGACATCGTCGTCACCAACCCCCCGTTCTCGCTGTTCCGACCGTACGTCGCCCAGCTGATCGAGCACCAGAAGCAGTTCCTGATCATCGGCAACATGAACGCGCTCACGTACACCGAGATCTTCCCGCTCTTCCAGAACGACCAGATGTGGTACGGCCCCAGCATCCGCAGCGGCGATCGCGAGTTCCGGGTGCCCGACGACTACCCGATCACCGCCGCAGGGTCGCGGGTCGACGAGGACGGCACGAAGTACGTCCGGGTGAAGGGGGTTCGCTGGTTCACCAACTTGGACTACCCCGGCCGCCACGAGGATCTCGAACTCGAGATGACGTACAGGCCGGAGGCCTACCCGACCTACGCGAATTTCAACGCGATCGAGGTCAGCAAGACCATGAATATCCCGGTCGATTACGACGGACCAATGGGCGTGCCGATCACCTTCCTGGACAAGTACAACTCCGGCCAGTTCGACATTCTCGGCTCGAGCAAGACGCTCGGCCGCCCGATGTCCGAGGTTGCGAAGAAGGGCACCTACGTACCCGGCGGGCCGCGCTTCTATCTCCCGAACGGCGACGGCACCTACCGCCGGATGTACGACCGCATCGTCATTAGGAACAAGCAACCGTGA
- the mobF gene encoding MobF family relaxase, with amino-acid sequence MTVSLRRMSAGSGYQYLLRSVAAGDGSRALSTPLTRYYSEVGTPPGRWLGSGVRALGSGQLAAGMQVTEEQLALLIGMGRDPMTGEQLGRAYPTYKRLADRIYERVAALDPEMTQEDCAAETSRIEAEETAAGMRHAVAGFDLTFSVPKSVSVLWAVADAATQERIAEAHHAAVADVIDFFEREVAATRAGISDSDGAVAQVSVAGVAAVAYDHFDSRAGDPQLHTHVVVSNKVLTVMDGRWRSLDGRPVFSSVTGLSAHYNALLADRLRRDIGIDWELRQRGTDRNPQWEIVGISDELIAEFSSRTREIELKKDELIAEYVARHGRMPSPKAVVELRAQATLATRPPKELRSLVDLTAEWRRRASQRLGADATAWAATLLGAGGAPLTVDDVPLAVIEAIAADVVAAVEVKRAVWTHWNLMAEASKQTMDLRFATTSDREAVIAMVVEAAQRQSVSLTPPELASTPVPFQREDGTSLFRPRHSVKYSSTAIIEAEARLLERSEATTAPTVPPRALRRVLSHSRARLSFQQRAALESITASGRQVDLLVGPAGAGKTTTMRALRSAWMVEHGQGSVIGLAPSATAAQALADDLGVACDNTAKWLHEYDQGRTELRAGQLVIVDEATLAGTTTLDRISDIGEAAGAKVLLVGDPYQLQSVEAGGVFALLVARRTDAPELTDVHRFVNEWERHASLALRRGEVEVISTYVRQKRIREGQTDEMLDHAYEAWRADCSAGKASVLVTESSHAVRVLNERARAERLLLEGPIGGREIPLAAGNSASVGDVVITRRNARTLRTSRGGWVKNGDRWRIVDIRRDGSVLVDRLNPRRRAKTVLPAEYVREYVDLGYAITAHRAQGITVDTSHVVVTASTTRENLYVSMSRGRESNIAYVALDQPDDSHSSPEPEGVTARTVLFGVLRHSGASVSAHQTIEAEYAIHGGIDRLAAELETIAADAQRDRFVELLRRSGLTAEQHAALVASTAFGPLTVALRRAEAYHHDLARLVPRVIAQHGLVDAEDVAAVLRYRIEKVASAAPHGCRLRPRLIAGLIPEPLGEMSDDDRQALDERNQLIESRARALAEDAVAMAESWTRRLGPIPNGSVERGLWLEAAGTVAAYRDRYGVSSELPAGGGARSDAQKADRVRAIQAARQASATAESVGARVPTTAATSVPTL; translated from the coding sequence GTGACGGTGTCGCTGCGGCGGATGTCCGCGGGCAGCGGCTACCAGTACCTGCTGCGCAGCGTCGCCGCCGGTGACGGCAGCAGAGCCCTGTCGACGCCGCTCACCCGGTACTACTCCGAGGTCGGTACGCCGCCTGGCCGCTGGCTCGGCTCCGGAGTCCGTGCGCTGGGGAGCGGTCAGCTGGCCGCAGGGATGCAGGTGACCGAGGAGCAGCTCGCGCTGCTGATCGGCATGGGGCGGGACCCGATGACGGGGGAGCAGCTCGGACGCGCGTATCCGACGTACAAGCGCCTGGCGGACCGCATTTACGAGCGGGTGGCGGCTCTTGATCCGGAGATGACGCAGGAGGACTGCGCGGCCGAAACGAGCCGGATCGAAGCCGAGGAAACCGCTGCCGGCATGCGCCATGCAGTCGCTGGTTTCGATCTCACCTTCAGCGTCCCCAAGTCGGTGTCGGTGCTGTGGGCAGTCGCCGACGCGGCCACCCAGGAGCGGATTGCGGAGGCGCATCACGCGGCTGTCGCCGACGTCATCGACTTCTTCGAGCGGGAAGTGGCGGCGACCAGGGCGGGGATCTCCGACAGCGACGGCGCCGTGGCCCAGGTCAGCGTGGCAGGGGTCGCCGCCGTCGCCTACGACCATTTCGACTCCCGGGCCGGAGATCCACAGCTCCACACCCACGTGGTGGTGTCCAACAAGGTGCTGACGGTGATGGACGGACGGTGGCGCAGCCTCGACGGCCGCCCGGTGTTCTCCTCCGTCACGGGACTGTCGGCGCACTACAACGCCCTGCTGGCCGACCGGCTCCGCCGCGACATCGGGATCGATTGGGAGCTCCGCCAACGCGGCACCGACCGCAACCCGCAATGGGAAATCGTCGGCATCAGCGATGAGCTCATCGCAGAGTTCTCGAGCCGGACCCGCGAGATCGAACTCAAGAAGGACGAGCTCATCGCTGAGTACGTCGCACGGCACGGTCGGATGCCGTCGCCCAAGGCCGTCGTGGAGCTGCGCGCCCAGGCAACCTTGGCGACTCGGCCACCTAAGGAGCTCCGGTCGCTCGTTGACCTGACAGCCGAGTGGCGACGCCGCGCATCTCAGCGACTCGGCGCGGACGCAACCGCGTGGGCAGCAACACTTCTTGGTGCCGGTGGCGCTCCCCTCACCGTCGACGACGTTCCTCTGGCCGTGATCGAGGCGATCGCCGCCGATGTCGTGGCCGCTGTCGAGGTGAAGAGGGCGGTGTGGACTCACTGGAACCTCATGGCCGAGGCGTCGAAGCAGACGATGGACCTCCGGTTCGCAACCACCTCGGATCGCGAGGCGGTCATCGCCATGGTGGTCGAAGCGGCTCAGCGGCAGTCGGTGTCGCTCACGCCGCCGGAGTTGGCAAGCACTCCGGTTCCGTTCCAGCGCGAGGACGGCACGAGCCTCTTTCGGCCGAGGCACTCAGTCAAATACTCATCGACCGCGATCATCGAGGCCGAAGCACGCCTCCTGGAGCGCTCGGAAGCCACGACTGCACCGACCGTGCCCCCCAGAGCGCTGCGACGGGTTCTGTCGCATTCGAGGGCCCGACTCAGTTTTCAGCAGCGCGCTGCCCTCGAGAGCATCACCGCGTCAGGTCGTCAGGTGGACCTGCTCGTCGGTCCCGCGGGTGCGGGCAAGACCACAACGATGCGGGCTCTTCGATCCGCCTGGATGGTGGAGCACGGACAGGGCAGCGTCATTGGTCTGGCGCCCTCCGCGACAGCCGCGCAGGCACTGGCCGACGACCTGGGGGTCGCCTGTGACAACACGGCCAAGTGGCTGCATGAGTACGACCAAGGACGCACGGAGCTGCGCGCTGGACAGCTGGTGATCGTCGACGAGGCCACGCTCGCGGGAACGACCACGCTCGACCGCATCAGTGACATCGGAGAGGCCGCCGGAGCCAAGGTCCTGCTCGTCGGTGACCCCTACCAGCTTCAGTCCGTCGAAGCCGGAGGCGTCTTCGCCCTCCTGGTCGCCCGTCGTACCGACGCCCCGGAGCTGACCGATGTCCATCGCTTCGTGAACGAGTGGGAGAGGCACGCCTCCCTCGCCCTTCGCCGCGGTGAGGTCGAGGTCATCTCGACGTACGTCCGCCAGAAGCGAATCCGCGAAGGACAGACCGACGAGATGCTCGACCATGCCTACGAGGCGTGGCGTGCGGACTGCAGCGCCGGCAAAGCCAGCGTCCTCGTGACCGAGTCATCCCACGCCGTTCGGGTTCTGAACGAGCGGGCTCGCGCCGAACGGCTGCTGCTCGAAGGCCCCATCGGTGGTCGTGAGATCCCACTGGCCGCCGGTAACAGCGCCTCCGTTGGGGATGTGGTTATCACCCGGCGCAACGCGCGCACCCTCCGGACATCTCGGGGCGGCTGGGTCAAGAACGGTGACCGCTGGCGCATTGTCGATATCCGGAGGGACGGCTCCGTGCTCGTCGACCGGCTCAATCCGCGCCGTCGCGCCAAGACTGTGCTGCCCGCCGAGTACGTCCGGGAGTACGTAGATCTCGGCTATGCCATCACCGCCCATCGGGCCCAGGGCATCACTGTCGACACCTCCCACGTCGTCGTCACAGCGTCCACAACCCGGGAGAATCTCTACGTGTCCATGAGCCGCGGCCGGGAGTCGAACATCGCCTACGTCGCGCTCGACCAGCCGGACGACAGCCACTCGTCTCCCGAGCCCGAAGGCGTCACGGCCCGCACCGTGCTCTTCGGCGTGCTCCGGCACAGCGGCGCAAGCGTGTCCGCGCACCAGACGATCGAGGCCGAGTACGCAATCCACGGCGGCATCGACCGCCTGGCCGCCGAGTTGGAGACGATCGCGGCCGATGCGCAGCGCGACAGGTTCGTCGAACTCCTGCGCCGCTCCGGTCTGACAGCCGAGCAGCACGCAGCGTTGGTCGCCTCAACAGCTTTCGGGCCGCTGACCGTTGCCCTACGCCGAGCTGAGGCATACCACCACGACCTCGCCCGGCTGGTGCCGCGAGTGATCGCCCAGCACGGGCTGGTCGACGCCGAAGACGTCGCCGCCGTCCTCCGCTACCGGATCGAGAAGGTGGCCTCGGCCGCCCCGCACGGCTGCCGCCTCCGCCCGCGTCTCATTGCCGGCCTCATCCCCGAGCCGCTCGGCGAGATGAGCGACGATGACCGCCAGGCTCTCGACGAGCGCAATCAGTTGATCGAGAGTCGGGCCCGTGCGCTCGCTGAGGATGCGGTTGCCATGGCGGAATCGTGGACCCGGCGCCTCGGACCGATACCTAACGGTTCGGTTGAGCGCGGTCTCTGGCTCGAAGCAGCGGGCACGGTCGCCGCCTACCGTGACCGCTACGGCGTGAGCTCGGAGTTACCGGCCGGTGGGGGAGCCAGGAGCGACGCGCAGAAGGCCGATCGCGTCCGTGCGATTCAGGCCGCCCGCCAAGCATCGGCCACGGCCGAGTCGGTGGGCGCGAGGGTGCCAACGACAGCGGCGACATCCGTTCCCACTCTTTAG
- a CDS encoding SAF domain-containing protein yields MAAVVVTALGCLLGAWAWNATTSTEEVLAATKTIHRGEVIAADDIRRIRISDDPALEPLPASAYDEIVGQRAALDISAGGLITTESTTGAPMPPEGKSIVGISLTPAQVPALPMHGGDKVRIIVTPAANGDAPSGAPQFTAAEVVDTAIDETTGNTVVNVLVPYADASVLAARAATGNVALILDSGAQ; encoded by the coding sequence GTGGCCGCCGTCGTCGTCACCGCCCTTGGCTGCCTTCTCGGGGCATGGGCATGGAACGCGACGACCAGCACCGAGGAGGTCCTCGCTGCGACGAAGACGATCCATCGAGGCGAGGTCATCGCCGCCGACGACATCCGGCGCATCCGGATCAGCGACGACCCGGCTCTGGAGCCACTCCCTGCTTCGGCGTACGACGAGATCGTCGGCCAGCGCGCCGCGCTCGATATCTCTGCCGGCGGGCTGATCACGACCGAGTCGACGACCGGCGCACCGATGCCGCCGGAGGGCAAGTCGATCGTCGGCATCTCGCTGACCCCGGCCCAGGTCCCAGCGCTCCCGATGCACGGCGGCGACAAGGTCCGCATCATCGTCACCCCGGCCGCCAATGGCGATGCCCCGTCCGGCGCGCCTCAGTTCACCGCTGCCGAGGTCGTCGACACAGCGATAGACGAGACCACCGGCAACACCGTCGTCAACGTCTTGGTGCCGTACGCCGACGCGAGCGTCCTCGCGGCCCGCGCTGCGACCGGCAACGTCGCGCTGATCCTCGACTCGGGAGCCCAGTGA
- a CDS encoding CpaF family protein: MTETYRFANEYGDLTRLPLFSQTTNGIPHEVSSGLDATVATPPPATSDVDWSLVSTLRAQASEQLSQAVQSGRARLDKEAQQELGRSIVLDLIESAMAEGVDAGLGSWSPSKQQATAQAVFDSLFRLGRLQPLVDDDRIENIVIVGHDNVQLELIDGTLVPGPSVADSDQELIDFLVFLASRSEVNARAFSEAQPSLHMRLDGGSRLAAVAWVTTRPSVVIRRHRLMRVTLDDLVKRDMMTPVVASFLRAAVRARCSIVVAGAQGAGKTTLVRALCAEIDELEAIGTFETEYELHLHELGRHKVVIPWEARPGSGERGPDGRQSGEFTLDEALVDSFRFNLSRQIVGEVRGKEIWAMIKAMESGTGSISTTHAADAVAAVRKLVTCAMEAGPHVTQGLATSKLAATVDLIVQLSLETKVVPGGAQRTRRVAEVIALAPGEKEPGYATTHVFRAHATGAAVPDVLPDEYRRLAQHGFDLAAYLGSQQLGVRT, translated from the coding sequence ATGACCGAGACCTACCGATTCGCGAACGAGTACGGCGACCTGACGCGCCTGCCACTCTTCAGCCAGACGACCAACGGCATCCCCCACGAGGTGTCGAGCGGTCTCGACGCGACCGTTGCGACGCCGCCCCCGGCCACCTCCGACGTCGACTGGTCGCTCGTCTCGACCCTGCGGGCCCAGGCGTCCGAGCAGCTGAGCCAGGCCGTGCAGTCAGGTCGCGCCCGACTCGACAAGGAGGCGCAACAGGAGTTGGGCCGATCGATCGTGCTGGACCTCATCGAGTCTGCGATGGCAGAGGGTGTCGACGCCGGCCTCGGTTCGTGGAGTCCCTCGAAGCAGCAGGCGACCGCGCAGGCCGTGTTCGACTCCCTGTTCCGCCTCGGCCGCCTCCAGCCGTTGGTGGATGACGACCGGATCGAGAACATCGTCATCGTCGGTCACGACAACGTGCAGCTCGAGCTGATCGACGGAACGCTCGTTCCCGGCCCCTCGGTGGCCGACTCCGATCAGGAGCTAATCGACTTCCTGGTCTTCCTTGCTTCGCGCAGCGAGGTAAACGCGCGGGCGTTCTCCGAGGCGCAACCGAGCCTCCACATGAGGCTCGACGGCGGCTCACGGCTCGCGGCCGTGGCGTGGGTGACCACGCGACCGTCCGTCGTGATCCGTCGGCACCGGCTGATGCGGGTGACGCTGGACGACCTCGTCAAGCGCGACATGATGACGCCCGTCGTCGCCTCGTTCCTGAGAGCTGCCGTGCGGGCTCGGTGCTCGATCGTGGTAGCCGGCGCCCAGGGGGCTGGGAAGACCACGCTGGTTCGAGCTCTCTGCGCCGAGATCGACGAGCTCGAGGCGATCGGCACCTTCGAGACCGAGTACGAGCTGCACCTCCACGAGCTCGGCCGGCACAAGGTGGTCATCCCCTGGGAGGCCCGGCCCGGATCGGGTGAACGTGGTCCTGACGGGCGCCAGTCGGGTGAGTTCACGCTCGACGAGGCACTCGTCGACTCCTTCCGCTTCAACCTCTCGCGGCAGATCGTCGGCGAAGTCCGTGGCAAGGAGATCTGGGCGATGATCAAGGCGATGGAGTCCGGCACCGGGTCCATCTCCACCACTCACGCGGCCGACGCCGTGGCCGCCGTACGCAAGCTCGTGACCTGCGCGATGGAGGCGGGTCCGCACGTCACGCAGGGTCTCGCGACCAGCAAGCTCGCGGCGACCGTCGACCTGATCGTCCAGTTGAGCCTGGAGACCAAGGTCGTGCCGGGCGGGGCTCAGCGGACGAGGCGGGTCGCGGAGGTCATCGCGCTGGCCCCAGGCGAGAAGGAGCCCGGCTACGCGACGACGCACGTGTTCCGCGCCCATGCCACCGGCGCCGCAGTCCCCGATGTCCTGCCCGACGAGTACCGCCGACTCGCCCAGCACGGATTCGACCTGGCGGCGTACCTCGGTAGTCAACAGCTCGGAGTCCGGACATGA
- a CDS encoding type II secretion system F family protein: protein MVVGLRPTAIPPREPTAASRRRALNRRTRVLLLAGGALGLVGWLITGWILALVIAPVAVIGLPILLSAPPAATQIARLEAMEEWTRSLSGVLTVGIGLEQALVATLRSTPAPIADEVHRLVTRLRARWDTEKALRAFADELDDATGDLIAANLILGARRRGAGLASVLEGLAESVGADVRARRQVEADRAKPRATARWVTLISASVLVVLALSGTYVDPYRTPVGQVLLVLLLSAYVATLIWMRRMAAGKPLPRFLATRAVAEASR, encoded by the coding sequence GTGGTCGTCGGCCTGCGCCCAACCGCGATTCCGCCGCGGGAGCCCACGGCAGCCAGTCGGCGCCGCGCCCTCAATCGGCGAACCCGAGTCCTGCTTCTTGCCGGTGGCGCGCTCGGCCTCGTCGGATGGCTCATCACGGGCTGGATCCTGGCGCTGGTCATCGCGCCGGTCGCTGTCATCGGGCTGCCCATCCTGCTCAGTGCGCCGCCGGCGGCCACACAGATCGCCCGCCTCGAGGCGATGGAGGAATGGACGCGATCGCTCTCCGGAGTCCTCACCGTCGGCATCGGGCTGGAGCAAGCACTGGTCGCCACTCTGCGGTCGACGCCCGCGCCCATCGCCGATGAGGTCCACCGACTGGTGACCCGGCTGCGGGCACGGTGGGACACCGAGAAGGCGCTGCGCGCGTTCGCCGACGAACTCGACGACGCGACCGGCGACCTGATCGCGGCCAACCTGATCCTGGGCGCCCGTCGACGCGGAGCCGGGCTGGCGAGTGTCCTCGAAGGACTCGCCGAGTCGGTCGGCGCCGACGTAAGAGCGCGCCGCCAGGTCGAGGCAGACCGGGCAAAGCCGCGAGCCACCGCGCGGTGGGTCACGTTGATCAGCGCCAGCGTGCTCGTCGTACTCGCGCTGTCGGGGACGTACGTCGACCCGTACCGCACCCCTGTGGGCCAGGTGCTTCTCGTGCTCCTCCTGTCGGCGTACGTCGCCACCCTGATCTGGATGCGACGCATGGCCGCAGGCAAGCCGCTCCCCCGGTTCCTGGCGACCCGCGCGGTCGCGGAGGCGTCGCGATGA
- a CDS encoding type II secretion system F family protein, which yields MITGLQLAILAGGLVGLGLVLLVARLLPAEPDLADALERVSSSRPRSTATDAARSSKERLGLWGLRVLPPGLWVRTPARELALLRIPVAQFYGEKLMFAGLGLVIPPVLVTLFNAFGLSIPFQLPAVASLALAAVMFFIPNYNALDDAKKARTEFARALGAYIDLVALERNNGIGHRQAMEAAAEVGDSWVFTRLSEELTRSRWSGLPPWDALHTLAEELGLPELDDFADIMRLSGEEGAGVYATLRARSAAMRTAMLNVELAQANAVGERMSMPGSLLGVIFMALLVAPSLLRMFTNS from the coding sequence ATGATCACCGGGCTGCAGTTGGCGATTCTTGCCGGAGGTCTCGTCGGCCTCGGCCTCGTGCTTCTCGTTGCCCGCCTTCTGCCCGCGGAGCCCGACCTCGCCGACGCGCTCGAGAGAGTCTCCTCGTCGCGTCCGCGCTCGACCGCCACCGACGCCGCGCGGTCGAGCAAGGAGCGGCTCGGCCTGTGGGGCCTGCGCGTCTTGCCGCCTGGTCTCTGGGTTCGTACGCCGGCTCGCGAACTCGCGCTGCTGCGGATCCCGGTCGCGCAGTTCTACGGGGAGAAGCTCATGTTCGCCGGTCTCGGCCTCGTCATCCCGCCGGTGCTCGTCACGCTCTTCAACGCCTTCGGGCTGAGCATCCCGTTCCAGCTCCCGGCCGTCGCGTCGCTCGCGCTGGCCGCCGTCATGTTCTTCATCCCGAACTACAACGCCCTCGACGACGCCAAGAAGGCACGGACCGAGTTCGCCCGAGCGCTCGGCGCCTACATCGACCTTGTGGCATTGGAGCGGAACAACGGCATCGGCCACCGGCAGGCGATGGAGGCTGCGGCTGAAGTCGGCGACTCGTGGGTGTTCACGCGGCTGTCCGAGGAGCTCACCCGCTCGCGGTGGTCGGGACTGCCGCCCTGGGACGCGCTGCACACCTTGGCAGAGGAACTCGGACTGCCCGAGCTCGACGACTTCGCCGACATCATGCGCCTCTCGGGCGAGGAAGGAGCCGGCGTGTACGCCACCCTCCGCGCCCGCTCCGCCGCCATGCGCACGGCCATGCTCAACGTCGAACTCGCCCAGGCCAACGCCGTCGGCGAGCGCATGTCGATGCCCGGCTCACTGCTGGGCGTGATCTTCATGGCGCTTCTCGTCGCGCCCTCATTGCTTCGCATGTTCACGAACTCGTGA
- a CDS encoding TadE/TadG family type IV pilus assembly protein, which translates to MSPQKRARSSSRRRRRGERGSVSIELVVLLPALFAVMFLGMQAALYYHAKTVAIAAAQQGARAAGAEHGLESDGVGAANDFLAEAGGDDVITATSTGANRTATTATVTVSGFSLSVIPGWKVRITQSASVPVEQVTAP; encoded by the coding sequence ATGTCACCTCAGAAGCGGGCAAGATCAAGTAGCCGCCGCCGGCGACGCGGCGAACGGGGCTCGGTCTCGATCGAGCTGGTTGTCCTGCTGCCCGCACTGTTCGCGGTCATGTTCCTCGGGATGCAGGCAGCGCTCTACTACCACGCGAAGACTGTCGCGATCGCGGCCGCGCAGCAGGGCGCCAGGGCCGCTGGCGCCGAGCACGGCCTGGAGTCCGACGGGGTCGGCGCCGCCAACGACTTCCTCGCGGAGGCCGGTGGCGATGACGTCATCACCGCGACCTCGACGGGTGCGAACCGGACCGCCACGACTGCCACCGTGACGGTCAGCGGCTTCTCTCTGAGCGTCATTCCTGGGTGGAAGGTCCGCATCACTCAGAGCGCCAGCGTGCCAGTCGAGCAGGTGACGGCGCCGTGA
- a CDS encoding TadE/TadG family type IV pilus assembly protein translates to MIRRDERGSAALEAAIGVPTFALFVGLVIFGGRTATTHQALQAAAADAARSASLARNADVARADARAAATSSITNQEIGCSAIDVAVDTSDFDKQPGVPGSVNVTVSCRLDLSDLAVPGVPGSRVMRATMSSPIDTWREQ, encoded by the coding sequence GTGATCCGCCGGGACGAACGCGGTTCAGCAGCTCTCGAAGCGGCGATCGGCGTGCCCACCTTCGCACTCTTCGTCGGCCTGGTCATCTTCGGAGGCCGTACGGCGACCACCCATCAGGCGCTTCAGGCCGCCGCCGCCGATGCCGCCCGGTCAGCCTCACTCGCCCGCAACGCGGACGTCGCCCGAGCCGATGCACGCGCGGCGGCCACCTCGAGTATCACCAACCAGGAGATCGGGTGCTCGGCCATCGACGTCGCCGTCGACACGAGCGACTTCGACAAGCAGCCTGGCGTTCCTGGCTCGGTGAACGTGACCGTCTCGTGCCGACTCGACCTGTCGGATCTCGCTGTTCCCGGCGTCCCCGGATCCCGGGTCATGCGGGCGACGATGTCCAGTCCGATCGACACCTGGCGGGAACAATGA
- a CDS encoding TadE/TadG family type IV pilus assembly protein, with product MSRRDERGSITVWLALSSFVMIFLVGLAVDLGGQVHAHERAHDVAAQAARAGGEEVEGSAAIQGHDLAISPAAARAAAQRYLDAAGVAGTVAINDGTTITVTVTDSYDPQFLGLIGINRLDVTGTATARLVRTLGGSEQ from the coding sequence ATGAGTCGCCGGGACGAGCGCGGCTCCATCACCGTGTGGCTGGCGCTGTCCAGCTTCGTGATGATCTTCCTCGTCGGGCTGGCGGTCGACCTCGGAGGCCAGGTCCACGCCCACGAGCGAGCCCACGACGTCGCCGCGCAGGCCGCACGGGCCGGTGGCGAGGAGGTCGAAGGAAGCGCCGCCATCCAAGGCCACGACCTCGCGATCTCCCCCGCCGCCGCGCGTGCCGCCGCCCAGCGCTACCTCGACGCGGCCGGCGTCGCCGGAACGGTCGCCATCAACGACGGCACCACGATCACCGTGACGGTCACGGACTCCTACGACCCACAGTTCCTCGGTCTCATCGGCATCAACCGCCTCGACGTCACCGGCACTGCGACCGCGCGACTCGTCCGCACCCTCGGAGGTAGCGAGCAATGA